Proteins encoded together in one Candidatus Xianfuyuplasma coldseepsis window:
- the folD gene encoding bifunctional methylenetetrahydrofolate dehydrogenase/methenyltetrahydrofolate cyclohydrolase FolD produces the protein MGEIISGKALSKDVREQVRLDVLALQEKYGKVPHLAVVLVGEDPASQSYVRGKERACTKAGIHSTVIRKPDTISEEELLDIVETLNNDDEVHGVLVQLPLPKHIDENKVIDAIDITKDVDGFHPLNVAYMHLGRPAILPATPKGILTMLHSKNIELQGKDALIIGRSNIVGKPAAMLLMKEHCTVTIAHSRTKNLKEKCLRADIIVAAVGRANTVTADMVKEGAVVIDVGVNRVDGKLVGDCDFEAIKDKASYITPVPGGVGPMTITSLLQNTLECFERIVKP, from the coding sequence ATGGGTGAAATTATTAGTGGAAAAGCATTGTCCAAAGATGTACGAGAACAAGTTCGTTTGGATGTATTAGCGCTACAAGAAAAATATGGGAAAGTGCCCCATTTAGCGGTTGTACTCGTTGGGGAAGATCCTGCAAGTCAGAGTTACGTACGGGGGAAAGAACGTGCTTGTACGAAAGCGGGGATCCATAGTACAGTCATTCGAAAACCCGATACCATTTCTGAAGAAGAATTATTAGACATTGTTGAAACATTAAATAATGACGATGAGGTTCATGGTGTATTAGTTCAATTACCACTACCAAAACATATTGATGAGAATAAAGTCATCGATGCAATTGATATCACCAAAGATGTGGATGGATTTCATCCGTTGAATGTTGCTTATATGCATCTTGGGAGACCCGCCATTCTACCCGCAACACCGAAAGGAATCTTAACGATGTTGCATAGTAAAAACATTGAACTACAAGGTAAAGATGCCCTCATTATCGGACGTAGTAATATTGTGGGAAAACCCGCAGCTATGCTGTTGATGAAAGAACATTGTACCGTGACAATCGCCCATAGTAGAACCAAAAATCTGAAGGAAAAATGTCTTCGTGCTGATATCATTGTTGCAGCTGTAGGACGTGCCAACACCGTTACTGCCGATATGGTAAAAGAAGGGGCTGTTGTCATTGATGTTGGTGTCAATCGAGTTGATGGAAAACTTGTAGGGGATTGTGATTTTGAAGCGATTAAAGACAAAGCGTCCTATATCACTCCTGTACCTGGAGGAGTAGGTCCTATGACGATTACATCATTATTGCAAAATACCTTAGAATGTTTTGAAAGGATAGTAAAGCCATGA
- a CDS encoding flavin reductase has translation MKYIDISLYSESDTMLNQLAKGAFLTTKKGRRINTMTIAWGGIHIIWGKPVYAIYVRYSRETYNYLKYTDEFTISVPKFGTMKKELAYCGTKSARETDKIKDLDLTLVKGRKVETPVIQQCELHYECKIIYRQALEPNAIMEQVKDRYYPNNNFHMVYYGEIIDTYQIEGEE, from the coding sequence ATGAAGTATATTGATATATCCTTATATAGCGAAAGCGACACAATGTTGAACCAATTGGCAAAAGGTGCATTTCTAACCACCAAAAAAGGACGACGGATCAATACGATGACCATCGCTTGGGGTGGAATTCATATCATTTGGGGAAAGCCCGTATATGCGATTTATGTCCGGTATTCACGAGAAACCTACAATTACTTAAAATATACTGATGAATTTACGATAAGTGTTCCAAAATTTGGTACGATGAAGAAAGAACTGGCATACTGTGGTACGAAATCAGCACGAGAAACTGATAAGATCAAAGACTTAGATCTTACCTTGGTAAAAGGTAGAAAAGTCGAAACCCCAGTCATTCAACAATGTGAATTACATTATGAATGTAAAATTATTTATCGACAAGCTTTGGAGCCAAACGCTATTATGGAACAGGTAAAAGATCGGTACTATCCGAATAATAACTTCCATATGGTGTATTATGGTGAAATTATTGATACGTATCAGATAGAAGGAGAAGAATAA
- a CDS encoding NCS2 family permease has protein sequence MDFLKNFFKLEEHGTTVKTEFLAGLTTFLAMAYILFVNPTTLQGLVDDGTGTGTMISLTGLEWGPIFTATAIAAIAGTLIMGLYANYPVALAPGMGMNAFFTWTVVVTLGYSPWQGFAGILISGLLFVLLSLSGLRKRIINAIPKNLKLAIGAGIGFFIAFIGLQNAGLIVDNPAVLVGLGDLSDPVVLLAVFGLLVTVGLYVLKIRGAILYGIVITSIVGIIFGQVGLPTGIVDAPPAPYFFEFTKGFTDGVWDFQFFIVIFALLFIDFFDTAGTLVTVGHSAGLLDETGELKDSGKALLADSTATVIGAISGTSSTTSYIESLAGVEVGGRTGLTSVFTALFFFVFMFFSPLLSVVTAAVTAPALIMVGVLMASQLKDIDWNDTVIAVSAFLVILVMPLTYSIAEGIAVGFVFYPLTMLITKRHKEVSIEMWVLSVVFVVYFVVKATAGF, from the coding sequence ATGGATTTTTTAAAGAACTTTTTTAAGTTGGAAGAGCACGGTACAACGGTTAAAACCGAGTTCTTAGCTGGTCTAACGACCTTCCTGGCAATGGCGTACATCTTATTCGTTAATCCAACTACTTTACAAGGATTAGTTGATGATGGAACAGGTACAGGGACAATGATCAGTCTCACAGGTTTGGAATGGGGACCAATCTTCACCGCAACAGCAATCGCAGCAATCGCCGGAACATTAATCATGGGGTTGTATGCAAATTACCCAGTTGCATTAGCACCTGGTATGGGAATGAACGCGTTCTTCACATGGACCGTTGTTGTAACACTTGGGTATTCACCTTGGCAAGGGTTCGCTGGAATCTTAATCTCTGGATTATTGTTCGTTCTTCTTAGTCTTTCAGGATTACGGAAACGAATCATTAATGCGATTCCGAAAAACTTGAAATTGGCCATTGGTGCTGGTATTGGGTTCTTCATCGCCTTTATCGGACTCCAAAATGCTGGATTAATTGTTGATAATCCTGCCGTATTAGTTGGTCTTGGTGATTTATCAGACCCTGTTGTACTTCTTGCTGTATTTGGATTACTCGTTACAGTCGGATTGTACGTGTTAAAAATTCGTGGAGCGATCCTCTACGGGATTGTCATTACTTCAATTGTTGGAATTATCTTTGGACAAGTAGGATTACCTACAGGAATTGTTGATGCGCCACCTGCACCGTATTTCTTTGAATTCACTAAAGGGTTCACTGATGGTGTTTGGGATTTCCAATTCTTCATTGTAATCTTTGCATTATTGTTTATTGATTTCTTCGATACTGCAGGAACACTTGTTACTGTAGGACATAGCGCAGGATTATTGGATGAAACTGGAGAATTAAAAGACAGTGGTAAAGCATTGTTAGCTGATTCAACGGCAACTGTAATTGGAGCAATTTCCGGAACATCTTCTACTACTTCATACATCGAATCACTAGCTGGTGTTGAAGTTGGAGGACGAACAGGATTAACCTCTGTATTTACAGCACTATTCTTCTTCGTATTCATGTTCTTTAGTCCATTACTAAGTGTTGTTACTGCAGCCGTTACTGCTCCAGCATTAATTATGGTTGGTGTATTAATGGCATCTCAGTTAAAAGACATCGATTGGAACGATACAGTTATTGCCGTATCTGCATTCTTAGTTATCTTAGTAATGCCATTAACCTACTCAATCGCTGAAGGTATTGCTGTCGGATTTGTATTCTATCCACTCACAATGTTGATAACGAAACGTCATAAAGAAGTTAGTATTGAAATGTGGGTATTATCCGTTGTGTTTGTTGTATACTTTGTCGTAAAAGCAACCGCCGGATTCTAA
- a CDS encoding carboxypeptidase M32, producing MELLDQYKAIQKKLKAYGYVINVVGWDSQTEAPRGAFQRRAEMLAVLSQEVFKLRTGDEFKQAVYGLYERLDELDKHMQLEIKRAKKDMDKMVKIPENEFVEYNKLVNLSQRLWEDAKAQDNWDLFKDNLAKLVDYNRKFVSYYELDMEDYDVLLDDFEEGMTMKQYDHFFDTLRKELVPFVHKVLKDGKPLKKDFSTNSFDPKKQKEFCDYLIDVLAFDRTKGLMKESVHPFTWNTHPSDVRFTTRYLENYVFSSIFAAIHELGHATYEQQVDDKWNDTGLNGGASMGVHESQSRFYENVIGRSKAFWEAHYPKFQEIFPEETKDITADDFYRNANKVEASLIRVEADELTYPLHIMIRYEIERKLFSNEIEVDELPEVWNQKMVEYLGIEPPTNAEGVLQDVHWSAGLFGYFPTYALGTAYAAQFVHAMKQDLDLDDLVRNNNIKAINDWLKEKIHQFGQSKTPAELILDVTGEPFNPIYYVEYLKEKYTELYF from the coding sequence ATGGAATTATTAGATCAATATAAGGCAATTCAAAAGAAATTAAAAGCCTATGGATATGTAATAAATGTCGTTGGATGGGACAGCCAAACAGAAGCACCGCGAGGTGCTTTTCAACGTCGCGCTGAAATGTTGGCAGTTCTATCTCAAGAAGTGTTTAAACTACGTACAGGTGACGAATTTAAACAAGCGGTATATGGCTTATATGAGCGATTAGATGAACTTGATAAGCATATGCAATTAGAAATTAAACGTGCTAAAAAAGACATGGATAAGATGGTTAAAATTCCAGAAAATGAGTTTGTTGAATACAATAAACTTGTCAATTTATCGCAACGTCTTTGGGAAGATGCAAAAGCACAAGACAATTGGGATTTATTCAAAGACAATCTAGCAAAGTTAGTGGACTATAATCGCAAATTTGTCTCCTATTATGAACTTGATATGGAAGATTATGATGTCTTGCTCGATGACTTTGAAGAAGGAATGACAATGAAACAATACGACCATTTTTTCGATACGTTACGCAAAGAACTTGTTCCGTTTGTACACAAAGTCTTAAAAGATGGAAAACCGCTTAAGAAAGACTTTTCTACAAATTCATTTGATCCTAAAAAACAAAAGGAATTCTGTGATTATTTGATTGATGTGTTAGCCTTTGATCGAACCAAAGGGTTGATGAAAGAGAGTGTACATCCATTTACATGGAACACACATCCATCCGATGTTCGATTTACAACGCGATATTTGGAAAACTACGTATTTTCATCCATTTTTGCTGCTATTCACGAACTTGGACATGCGACCTATGAACAACAAGTGGATGATAAATGGAATGATACGGGACTCAATGGTGGAGCATCCATGGGTGTTCACGAATCCCAATCACGATTCTATGAAAATGTTATTGGCCGCAGTAAAGCATTTTGGGAAGCGCATTATCCTAAGTTTCAAGAGATTTTCCCAGAAGAAACAAAAGATATAACGGCGGATGATTTCTACCGTAATGCCAACAAGGTCGAAGCGTCACTAATTCGTGTTGAGGCCGATGAATTAACGTATCCACTACACATTATGATTCGTTATGAAATTGAACGAAAACTGTTTAGTAATGAGATTGAAGTGGACGAACTACCAGAAGTTTGGAATCAAAAGATGGTTGAATATTTAGGTATTGAACCCCCAACGAATGCCGAAGGTGTATTACAAGATGTCCATTGGAGTGCTGGATTGTTTGGGTATTTCCCAACCTATGCACTAGGAACCGCATACGCGGCACAATTTGTTCATGCGATGAAGCAGGATTTGGATCTTGATGATTTAGTTCGCAACAACAACATCAAAGCGATCAATGATTGGCTAAAAGAAAAAATACATCAATTTGGACAATCCAAAACCCCTGCTGAATTAATTCTCGACGTCACAGGTGAACCGTTTAATCCAATATATTATGTAGAATATCTCAAAGAAAAATATACGGAACTATATTTCTAG
- a CDS encoding TIGR01906 family membrane protein, whose amino-acid sequence MRITRIIINITIPIFLVMLFASLLTTKTYLRLSKGIYPSHALIEYDHDYAIERIMGYLNYQYDDLEFGMDENDDSTIMRDTEISHMVDVKNLYTTLRLVALGSLIVGSGLLFYQYKKDPKELYKTLKVMPFGPIAFIVFVGGAVIIDFDTTFRIFHELFFTNDDWLLYWDDVLILLLPQSFWMVSGLIILLLFGGSIAGIYLLNEKIVKRRLN is encoded by the coding sequence ATGAGAATTACACGGATAATTATCAACATTACCATACCAATTTTTCTTGTAATGTTGTTTGCTAGTTTACTTACTACAAAAACCTATTTACGTCTATCCAAAGGGATTTACCCATCCCATGCATTAATTGAGTACGATCATGATTATGCAATTGAACGGATTATGGGATACTTAAACTATCAATACGATGATTTGGAATTCGGAATGGATGAAAATGATGATTCCACGATTATGAGGGATACCGAAATCAGTCACATGGTTGATGTGAAAAACTTATACACTACCTTACGACTTGTTGCTTTGGGTTCACTGATAGTTGGATCAGGCTTGCTATTCTATCAGTATAAGAAAGATCCCAAAGAACTGTATAAAACACTAAAAGTCATGCCGTTTGGACCAATTGCCTTTATCGTATTTGTCGGTGGAGCCGTCATCATTGATTTCGATACGACATTTCGCATCTTTCACGAATTGTTCTTTACCAATGATGACTGGTTATTATACTGGGATGATGTATTGATACTGTTATTGCCACAGAGCTTTTGGATGGTAAGTGGTTTGATTATCTTACTATTATTCGGTGGATCGATTGCTGGAATCTATCTCCTAAATGAAAAAATTGTAAAAAGACGCCTAAACTAG
- the glyA gene encoding serine hydroxymethyltransferase: MSKLQEQDQALYEAIELEKQRQQSHIELIASENFVSEAVLEAQGSVLTNKYAEGYPGRRYYGGCEFVDMAENLARDRVKKLFKVKYANVQAHSGSTANMGAYRAIIKPGDTVLGMSLDHGGHLTHGHPLNFSGIDYHFVSYGVDRTTEQIDYDELERLALKEKPQLIVAGASAYPRAIDFKRIKEICDKVDAKFMVDMAHIAGLVAAGLHQNPCDYADIVTSTTHKTLRGPRGGIILTNSFELYKQINRVVFPGIQGGPLMHVIAAKAAAFQEALEPSFKTYQSQVTKNAQVLAQELQDFGFHVVSGGTDNHLILVEVKSLTGLTGKDAEQLLDRVHITCNKNTVPNDTEKPFITSGIRLGSPAVTTRGFNEDDMKVVAKLIYDTLMNPEDDTILEGVRSQVSTLTTKYPLPY; this comes from the coding sequence ATGAGTAAATTACAAGAACAAGATCAAGCGTTGTATGAAGCAATTGAACTAGAAAAACAACGACAACAATCACATATTGAATTAATCGCATCGGAGAACTTTGTCTCAGAAGCGGTTTTAGAAGCACAAGGAAGTGTCTTAACCAATAAATATGCGGAGGGATATCCAGGACGTCGATATTACGGCGGCTGTGAGTTTGTCGATATGGCCGAGAATCTAGCCCGAGATCGCGTAAAAAAACTGTTTAAGGTTAAATATGCGAACGTACAAGCTCACAGTGGCTCCACTGCAAACATGGGTGCATACCGTGCAATCATAAAACCAGGAGATACGGTTCTTGGTATGAGTTTGGATCACGGAGGACATTTAACCCACGGACACCCCCTAAATTTTAGTGGGATTGATTATCACTTTGTTAGTTATGGAGTCGACAGAACGACCGAGCAAATTGATTATGATGAACTAGAACGGCTTGCATTAAAGGAGAAACCACAATTAATTGTTGCTGGTGCAAGTGCCTATCCTCGAGCAATTGATTTTAAGCGAATCAAAGAAATTTGTGATAAAGTGGATGCCAAATTTATGGTCGACATGGCCCACATTGCCGGCCTAGTCGCCGCTGGTTTACACCAAAACCCATGCGATTACGCGGATATTGTCACATCCACCACCCACAAAACATTGCGAGGTCCTCGTGGGGGCATTATTCTAACCAATAGTTTTGAACTGTATAAACAAATCAATCGTGTCGTCTTTCCAGGAATTCAAGGAGGACCATTAATGCACGTGATTGCTGCCAAAGCAGCTGCATTCCAAGAAGCGCTTGAACCATCGTTTAAGACGTATCAATCTCAAGTCACTAAGAATGCTCAAGTATTGGCACAAGAGCTGCAGGATTTTGGATTCCATGTAGTTTCGGGTGGAACCGATAATCATTTAATTTTAGTCGAAGTGAAATCATTAACGGGATTAACGGGAAAAGATGCGGAACAACTACTGGACCGCGTTCATATAACTTGCAACAAGAATACCGTACCAAATGATACCGAAAAACCATTCATTACTTCAGGAATACGTCTCGGTTCACCTGCAGTAACGACAAGAGGATTTAACGAAGACGACATGAAAGTTGTTGCAAAACTAATCTACGATACACTGATGAACCCAGAAGACGACACCATTTTAGAAGGAGTACGTTCCCAAGTTAGTACTTTAACAACCAAATATCCATTACCATACTAA
- the purB gene encoding adenylosuccinate lyase produces the protein MISRYRRDEMHRLFTEEAKFQAYLEVEIKTLEAWSELGTIPKEDVHKIRNKATFRVKRIQEIEQETKHDIVAFTRCVSESLGEEKKWVHYGLTSTDVVDTALGYLYKQANDIIEQDLLAFHETLKKQALQYKDIPCIGRTHGIHADITSFGLKWALWYDEFTRHIKRFKEVRQGLEVGKISGAVGNFANTPPFIQDYVCQALGIGSTNISTQTLQRDRHAAYMAELALIGASMEKIALEIRHLQRTEVREVEEFFNKGQKGSSAMPHKRNPISSENITGVARILRGYMVSAYENVPLWHERDISHSSVERVIFPDAMMITDYALHRYRRVLENLTVFPGRMYDNIFITKGVIFSQRILSTLIEKGMSREMAYDTVQPLAMKAWQQQMDFKELLHANEMILSYINNKELDELFTVEYYLRQVDTIFKRVGIR, from the coding sequence ATGATTTCGCGATATCGTCGAGATGAGATGCATCGTCTATTTACTGAAGAAGCGAAGTTCCAGGCTTATTTAGAAGTTGAAATCAAAACCTTAGAAGCATGGAGTGAACTTGGTACTATTCCTAAAGAGGATGTACACAAGATTCGAAATAAGGCAACCTTTCGTGTAAAACGCATTCAAGAAATCGAACAAGAAACCAAACACGATATTGTCGCCTTCACACGTTGTGTTAGTGAATCCCTTGGAGAAGAAAAGAAATGGGTTCATTATGGCTTAACAAGTACCGATGTCGTTGATACAGCTTTAGGATACTTATATAAACAGGCTAATGACATTATTGAACAAGATCTTCTAGCATTCCATGAAACTCTCAAGAAGCAGGCGTTACAATACAAGGATATTCCTTGTATCGGACGTACCCATGGAATACACGCAGATATCACATCGTTTGGCTTAAAATGGGCCTTGTGGTATGATGAGTTTACCCGACATATTAAACGATTTAAAGAAGTCCGACAAGGGCTTGAAGTTGGAAAAATCAGTGGTGCAGTAGGTAATTTTGCTAATACACCACCATTTATACAGGATTATGTTTGTCAAGCACTCGGTATCGGGTCTACCAATATTTCAACCCAGACTTTGCAGCGTGATCGCCATGCGGCATATATGGCCGAATTGGCATTGATCGGTGCTTCTATGGAGAAAATCGCGCTTGAAATCCGTCATCTTCAACGAACGGAAGTTCGTGAAGTAGAGGAGTTCTTTAACAAAGGACAAAAAGGATCAAGTGCTATGCCCCATAAGCGCAATCCGATTAGTTCGGAGAACATAACCGGCGTTGCTCGAATTCTCCGTGGATACATGGTAAGTGCCTATGAAAATGTACCGTTATGGCACGAACGAGATATATCACATTCTTCGGTTGAACGTGTTATTTTCCCGGATGCTATGATGATTACTGATTATGCATTACATCGATATCGACGAGTTTTAGAGAATCTAACGGTGTTCCCTGGTCGAATGTATGATAATATCTTCATCACAAAAGGGGTTATCTTTTCACAACGTATTTTATCCACGTTGATTGAAAAAGGGATGTCCCGAGAAATGGCTTATGATACCGTACAACCATTAGCAATGAAAGCATGGCAACAGCAAATGGATTTTAAAGAGTTGCTTCATGCGAATGAGATGATATTATCTTATATCAATAACAAAGAGTTGGATGAGTTGTTTACCGTTGAGTACTACCTTCGCCAGGTCGACACTATATTTAAACGAGTAGGTATACGGTAG
- the pyrR gene encoding bifunctional pyr operon transcriptional regulator/uracil phosphoribosyltransferase PyrR, producing MRKLIEEDKMIRTIRRISHEIIERNNNLDDVVLVGILRNGVPLAEAIQENIQAIEEVEIPVYSLDISGYRDDVKNENFTKLDVNLTGNVVIIVDDVLYTGRTARASMDAIIDLGRPAKIQLAVLIDRGHRELPIRADYVGKNMPTSASEKVRVEFHEQPGVYIYQLEESPNE from the coding sequence ATGCGTAAACTAATTGAAGAAGATAAGATGATTCGAACGATTCGTCGCATCTCTCATGAAATCATTGAACGCAATAATAACTTAGATGATGTCGTACTCGTTGGTATATTACGAAACGGGGTTCCTCTCGCAGAAGCCATTCAAGAAAACATTCAGGCAATTGAAGAAGTTGAAATCCCGGTGTACTCATTGGATATATCTGGATACCGCGATGATGTCAAAAATGAGAATTTTACCAAACTTGACGTGAACCTTACAGGCAATGTTGTCATTATTGTTGATGATGTCTTGTATACGGGAAGAACTGCCAGAGCAAGTATGGATGCAATCATTGATTTGGGTCGACCTGCAAAGATCCAGTTAGCGGTACTAATTGATCGGGGACACAGAGAATTACCAATACGAGCGGACTACGTTGGTAAAAATATGCCAACAAGTGCCAGTGAAAAAGTACGTGTTGAGTTTCATGAGCAACCAGGCGTATATATCTATCAGTTGGAGGAATCACCAAATGAGTAA